In a genomic window of Larus michahellis chromosome 3, bLarMic1.1, whole genome shotgun sequence:
- the CATSPERE gene encoding LOW QUALITY PROTEIN: cation channel sperm-associated auxiliary subunit epsilon (The sequence of the model RefSeq protein was modified relative to this genomic sequence to represent the inferred CDS: inserted 2 bases in 1 codon; deleted 2 bases in 1 codon; substituted 1 base at 1 genomic stop codon), whose amino-acid sequence MDESKLVNGVKCDLNARRCCFPQLLLPSKMNYAAIIPSQSSQILSRLFWNLGQEPVVHNYLKKEKYYSQEHPKLGYQLEVKHFPPASGMPFLEVQNSGKQLSTLATWTSTEVYLGYNEAFNKIRNTANLVKFLNFPNTASLSIEAVSYDSIPSEITLLLICSGCSSSRLFSLSVYNEDRQFRGLRSFYLPVPYSSVMRMTYINAAFSSGLLXDDXFTTPTKTTHIMDIFKYLDQNFLYQNCLMEALFTRLFLVKLSYFYVGCPPGRNIMRTRYDGDAYVRNVEANLILWEMKGRTDCGYASFMKENYRSCFVFHQNSTNEGLHEQYLILNSTLNNHIAWASSHSAIYVFRVRILDRNYR is encoded by the exons ATGGATGAGAGTAAACTGGTGAAcggggtgaagtgtgaccttaaCGCCAG GAGGTGTTGCTTCCCTCAGTTGCTGTTGCCTTCCAAAATGAATTACGCTGCAATTATTCCATCACAA AGTTCTCAGATACTCAGCAGGCTGTTTTGGAATTTGGGACAGGAACCTGTTGTTCATAactatttgaaaaaagaaaagtactatTCTCAAGAGCATCCAAAATTAGG GTATCAGCTCGAAGTTAAACATTTTCCCCCCGCTTCCGGCATGCCGTTCCTGGAAGTTCAGAAT agtggAAAACAATTAAGTACTTTGGCAACATGGACATCTACTGAAGTTTATCTTGGATATAATGAAGCatttaataaaatcagaaatacagcaaACTTAGTGAAGTTCTTAAATTTTCCAAATACTGCTTCTTTATCTATAGAGGCTGTTAGTTATGACTCAATCCCATCTGAAATTACGTTGTTGCTGATCTGCAgtggctgcagctcctccagactt ttttccctatcagTTTATAATGAAGACAGACAATTTAGGGGCTTAAGAAGTTTTTACTTACCTGTTCCTTACAGTTCTGTTATGAGGATGACATACATAAATGCAGCATTCTCATCTGGGCTGCTGTAGGATGA GTTTACTACACCTACAAAAACAACACATATAATGGATATTTTCAAGTATCTAGATCAAAACTTCCTCTACCAGAATTGTCTCATGGAAGCACTATTCACCAGATTATTCTTGGTTAAGT tatCTTACTTTTATGTTGGCTGCCCTCCAGGAAGAAATATT ATGAGGACCAG ATATGATGGCGATGCATATGTTAGAAATGTTGAAGCGAATTTGATATTATGGGAGATGAAAGGCAGAACTGACTGTGGGTATGCTTCATTCATGAAAGAA AATTACAGATCCTGTTTTGTGTTTCATCAGAACAGTACAAACGAAGGACTGCATGAGCAGTATCTGATTTTAAACAGCACCTTGAACAATCACATTGCTTGGGCTTCTAGTCATAGTGCCATCTACGTGTTCAGAGTGAGGATATTAGATCGAAACTACAG aTAA